In Pseudoalteromonas sp. NC201, a single window of DNA contains:
- a CDS encoding FAD-dependent L-amino acid oxidase, which yields MTHYKIGTDISQKPIPEAVKVAVIGAGMSGLYSAWRLQCETDVDDFAIFERSNRTGGRLDSDLIHFRDNRAGAKPDSTITVKEEQGGMRFLFEGMDDLMALFLKLGLEDQIVPFPMNSGGNNRLYFRGTSFSVNDAEQDDYHIWSALYNLDPNEQGVNPKDIINVVFNRILQVNPQFDSRPEVRGPEFWQDFRLQCQWQGEPLYNWSLWDLLTDMGYSQECITMLYRVLGFNGTFLSKMNAGVAYQLLEDFPADVEFRTFKDGFSTLPNALVDKIGKEKIYLQTSIDSIAFDKADNLYVLKYTKTEQDGQISEGTFKAEKLILGLPRLALEKLFIASDVFKQLPKQRRDALWDTLLSTSNQPLLKINLYYDTAWWGTGMTGRPAVSFGPNFADLPTGSVYPFYALDDELAAALMYNERHAEPNSETQHKLEGIEAAKYSRPAALTIYCDYLNINFWSALQNKGELYHHPRESELVESIPSDIFPASEAVVRQATQFFKDIFNTHYVPQPTLTSARIWEGNVNFNVPENLQFGFGVHQWAIGANDKDVIEGLVEPLPNLFTCGEAYSDYQGWVEGALRSTDLVLQKGFGLAPLSKVFETDQGCSSSEAIQIAYRKIANEMIMEYIDPNFSPNTKDKVTLADANSVLGVNLSYFDKP from the coding sequence ATGACTCACTACAAAATAGGTACAGACATTAGTCAAAAACCCATTCCAGAAGCGGTCAAAGTCGCAGTGATAGGGGCTGGCATGTCTGGTTTGTATAGCGCTTGGCGATTACAGTGCGAAACAGACGTTGATGACTTCGCCATTTTTGAGCGCAGCAACCGCACAGGTGGAAGATTGGACTCAGATCTTATCCATTTCAGAGATAACCGCGCAGGAGCAAAGCCTGACAGCACCATTACAGTCAAAGAAGAACAAGGTGGTATGCGGTTTCTATTTGAGGGTATGGATGACCTAATGGCCCTCTTTCTAAAGTTAGGCCTAGAAGATCAGATAGTCCCGTTCCCCATGAATAGCGGCGGCAATAACCGGCTCTACTTTCGCGGTACCAGCTTTTCGGTAAACGATGCTGAACAAGACGACTATCATATTTGGTCGGCACTTTATAACCTCGACCCAAACGAACAAGGTGTTAATCCCAAAGACATTATTAATGTTGTTTTTAATCGTATCTTGCAAGTGAATCCACAGTTCGATTCAAGGCCAGAGGTTCGCGGTCCAGAGTTTTGGCAGGATTTCCGTCTGCAATGTCAATGGCAAGGTGAACCGCTATATAATTGGTCTTTGTGGGATTTACTCACTGATATGGGTTATAGCCAAGAATGTATCACCATGCTGTATCGTGTTTTGGGCTTTAATGGCACCTTCTTATCGAAAATGAATGCGGGGGTTGCCTATCAGCTTTTGGAAGACTTTCCTGCAGATGTCGAATTTAGAACCTTTAAAGACGGCTTTAGCACCCTGCCAAACGCGCTGGTGGATAAAATAGGTAAAGAGAAGATTTACCTGCAAACGAGCATCGATAGCATCGCCTTTGATAAAGCAGACAATCTTTATGTACTTAAGTACACCAAAACCGAGCAAGACGGACAGATAAGCGAAGGAACATTTAAAGCCGAAAAGCTTATTTTAGGGCTGCCAAGGCTCGCGCTTGAAAAGTTGTTCATAGCGTCAGATGTATTCAAACAGCTACCAAAGCAGCGGCGCGATGCGTTATGGGATACATTGCTAAGCACAAGCAACCAACCGCTCCTGAAGATTAATTTATATTACGACACTGCATGGTGGGGAACCGGCATGACAGGCCGCCCAGCTGTCAGTTTTGGACCTAACTTTGCCGATTTACCAACAGGTTCTGTTTATCCCTTTTATGCTTTAGATGATGAACTCGCAGCCGCGCTTATGTATAACGAGCGTCATGCCGAGCCTAACTCTGAAACCCAACACAAACTCGAAGGGATAGAAGCAGCTAAATACAGTCGCCCAGCCGCATTGACTATTTACTGTGATTATTTAAATATTAATTTTTGGAGTGCACTGCAAAATAAAGGTGAGCTTTATCATCACCCTCGTGAGTCGGAACTCGTTGAATCTATTCCCAGTGATATATTTCCAGCCTCGGAAGCGGTTGTACGACAAGCGACACAATTCTTTAAAGACATTTTTAATACACATTATGTTCCACAGCCCACCCTCACAAGCGCTCGAATTTGGGAAGGGAATGTGAATTTCAATGTCCCTGAAAATCTTCAATTTGGTTTTGGTGTACATCAATGGGCGATTGGAGCGAATGATAAAGACGTCATCGAAGGTTTAGTAGAGCCGTTGCCAAATCTATTTACCTGCGGTGAAGCTTACTCTGATTATCAGGGCTGGGTAGAAGGTGCATTACGTTCGACAGATTTAGTGCTACAAAAAGGGTTTGGCTTAGCGCCACTAAGCAAAGTCTTTGAAACAGACCAAGGCTGTAGCTCTTCAGAAGCAATACAAATCGCCTATCGAAAAATTGCTAATGAAATGATTATGGAATATATCGATCCTAACTTTTCGCCAAACACTAAAGACAAAGTAACGCTTGCTGATGCCAATAGTGTGCTTGGCGTCAACCTCAGTTATTTCGATAAGCCCTAA
- a CDS encoding PilZ domain-containing protein — translation MKERRRFSRVIFSNEAQFMASSGDFSCEILDLSLNGALLTLPDGYVPLKNDPASLNFYLPGSDIQITMEVEVRHVEEGHLGVHCRQIDLDSVTHLKRLIELNLGDDDILHRELEQLTYDDD, via the coding sequence ATGAAAGAACGTCGACGTTTTTCCAGAGTTATTTTTTCAAACGAGGCACAGTTTATGGCCTCAAGCGGTGATTTTAGCTGCGAAATCTTGGATTTGTCGCTCAATGGCGCGTTACTCACCCTGCCCGATGGCTATGTGCCACTTAAAAACGACCCTGCAAGTTTAAACTTTTATCTACCTGGTAGTGATATTCAAATTACAATGGAGGTAGAGGTTCGTCACGTTGAAGAAGGTCATCTAGGTGTACATTGCCGCCAAATCGATCTCGATAGTGTGACGCATTTAAAGCGCCTTATTGAACTTAACCTGGGAGATGATGATATACTTCATCGCGAGCTAGAGCAGCTCACCTACGATGATGATTAA
- the ettA gene encoding energy-dependent translational throttle protein EttA has protein sequence MAQYIYTMSRVSKVVPPKRTILKDISLCFFPGAKIGVLGLNGAGKSTLLRIMAGVDNEFEGEARPQPGTKIGYLPQEPVLDESKTVRETIEEAVGEVKRALNRLDEVYAEYAMEDADFDALAKEQGELEAIIQAHDGHNLDNALERAADALRLPEWDAKIEHLSGGERRRVAICRLLLEKPDMLLLDEPTNHLDAESVAWLERFLHDYEGTVVAITHDRYFLDNVAGWILELDRGHGIPWEGNYSSWLEQKDARLKQEEKSEKARQKSIEKELEWVRSNPKGRQAKSKARMAQFTELQQNDYQKRNETNELFIPPGPRLGDQVIEVSNLRKSFGDRLLIDDLNFNVPKGAIVGIIGANGAGKSTLFRMLSGQEQPDSGNITIGETVEIATVEQFRDDMDGNNTVFQEISNGQDILKIGNFEVPSRAYVGRFNFKGNDQQKFVKELSGGERNRLHLAKLLKAGGNVLLLDEPTNDLDVETLRALENAILEFPGCVMCISHDRWFLDRIATHILDYRDEGQINFFDGNYTEYEEWLKKTFGAEAAEPKRIKYKKIG, from the coding sequence ATGGCTCAATATATTTATACCATGTCGCGGGTGAGCAAAGTTGTGCCACCTAAGCGCACTATTCTGAAAGATATTTCTTTATGCTTTTTCCCGGGCGCTAAAATTGGTGTTTTAGGCCTTAATGGTGCAGGTAAATCGACCTTACTTCGCATTATGGCGGGTGTGGATAACGAATTCGAGGGCGAGGCACGTCCGCAACCTGGTACTAAGATCGGTTACCTACCGCAGGAACCTGTACTAGACGAAAGCAAAACCGTTCGTGAAACGATTGAAGAAGCAGTTGGCGAAGTAAAACGCGCCCTGAATCGATTAGACGAAGTGTACGCAGAGTACGCGATGGAAGACGCTGACTTTGATGCGCTAGCTAAAGAGCAAGGCGAATTAGAAGCTATCATCCAAGCACATGACGGTCACAACCTAGATAATGCGCTTGAGCGCGCTGCCGATGCGCTTCGTTTACCAGAATGGGATGCGAAAATTGAGCACCTATCAGGTGGTGAAAGACGCCGTGTTGCTATCTGCCGCCTGTTACTTGAAAAGCCAGATATGCTGCTTCTTGACGAACCGACTAACCACTTAGATGCCGAGTCGGTTGCGTGGTTGGAGCGCTTCCTTCATGACTACGAGGGCACAGTGGTAGCGATCACCCACGACCGCTACTTCCTAGATAATGTAGCAGGCTGGATTTTAGAGCTTGACCGTGGCCATGGTATTCCGTGGGAAGGTAACTATTCTTCATGGCTTGAGCAAAAAGATGCACGTTTGAAGCAAGAAGAAAAATCAGAGAAAGCACGCCAGAAGTCGATTGAAAAAGAACTTGAATGGGTACGCTCAAATCCAAAAGGTCGTCAAGCTAAGTCTAAAGCACGTATGGCGCAGTTTACCGAGCTTCAGCAAAACGACTATCAAAAGCGTAACGAAACCAACGAGCTATTCATTCCACCTGGTCCTCGCTTAGGCGACCAAGTGATTGAAGTGAGCAACTTACGTAAGAGCTTCGGTGACAGATTGTTGATTGACGATTTGAACTTCAACGTACCTAAAGGTGCAATTGTTGGGATCATCGGTGCAAACGGCGCGGGTAAGTCAACGCTGTTTAGAATGCTAAGCGGTCAAGAGCAGCCAGATAGTGGTAACATCACTATTGGTGAAACGGTTGAAATCGCCACTGTTGAACAGTTCCGTGATGACATGGACGGTAATAACACCGTATTCCAAGAGATCTCTAACGGCCAAGACATTCTTAAAATTGGTAACTTTGAAGTACCAAGCCGCGCCTATGTTGGCCGCTTTAACTTTAAGGGCAATGACCAACAAAAGTTTGTAAAAGAGCTGTCTGGTGGTGAGCGCAATCGTCTGCACTTAGCAAAACTACTAAAAGCAGGCGGTAACGTACTGTTGCTGGATGAACCAACCAACGATCTAGACGTTGAAACGTTACGAGCCCTAGAAAATGCGATTTTAGAATTCCCGGGCTGCGTTATGTGTATCTCGCACGACCGTTGGTTCCTAGACCGTATCGCGACCCACATTCTAGACTACCGTGATGAAGGCCAAATCAACTTCTTTGATGGCAACTACACTGAATACGAAGAATGGTTGAAGAAGACCTTTGGTGCTGAGGCGGCAGAGCCTAAACGTATCAAATATAAGAAGATTGGCTAA
- a CDS encoding LodA/GoxA family CTQ-dependent oxidase: MSHHCNQNPIVSAAIYPPIGVMRVGNSPEEFFIGPEVDTAIPRDMNYYRDSTGALKRQAARFRIYGLDAEGNIVKELTCDDGASIIWHARLANQKASWYEFQLALDIPEAMEAEPSLLRNLNVNDRNSLLIDGGAQQISGIASGCGCSRFEGCFAGKKVYLGEMRTDDKGRLLMLGGHGVSENPQGHEAITFGNNEGWYDDTSDGPVTAEVKYQGKALDVKPAWVICAPPDYAPMQKSPRTMWDLMRQVAVDAKILPAPEGNPSFSKDILPIFQRLTDLQWVNAGFAAGFGWNSPFDFTSETWICRLNDNSRTWQEARRNLFNNFRQIEKVTTADEKHSWDPKFAATAPQLWPWLYGDAMSVDADDSPRQFVTLTEIQLNMLQQWSNGEFDSDYDPCYRPPTSIDEIPVAEQPEMLTKAAMEFCLADAFHPGCEMTWPMRTAGMYSEAFRLKHSEDTAPTHGTNYGVEMTSEIALHSSGPLKTGQVAGGITRWMAIPWQTDTASCRDGYNEAYDPYLPTFWPARVPNNMLSEQNYHRVVDETRPFAERQAAFNDRELWLNDLPIGPSTNYIEQINSMITGFGQLAVVLPKTEKGVTGFPTTMQVGLTPVKADHKAEKLLTASRNESMRDCRPDLSQTDKAHRRNRK, from the coding sequence ATGTCACATCACTGCAATCAAAACCCCATTGTTTCAGCTGCCATATACCCACCCATAGGTGTAATGCGGGTTGGTAACAGCCCTGAAGAATTTTTTATTGGCCCTGAGGTCGATACCGCCATTCCAAGAGATATGAATTACTATCGCGATAGCACGGGAGCGTTGAAGCGCCAAGCCGCGCGTTTTCGTATTTATGGATTGGACGCCGAGGGCAACATCGTTAAAGAACTCACTTGCGACGATGGCGCTTCTATCATTTGGCATGCTCGCTTGGCTAATCAAAAAGCATCTTGGTATGAGTTTCAATTAGCGTTGGATATTCCAGAGGCGATGGAGGCCGAGCCGAGTTTACTGCGCAACCTCAATGTAAACGACCGTAACAGCTTGCTCATTGATGGTGGTGCGCAGCAGATCAGTGGTATTGCTTCTGGGTGTGGTTGTAGTCGCTTTGAAGGATGCTTTGCTGGTAAAAAAGTGTACTTAGGCGAAATGCGTACCGATGACAAGGGCCGCTTACTTATGCTTGGTGGACACGGGGTGTCAGAAAATCCTCAAGGCCACGAGGCGATCACGTTCGGTAATAATGAAGGCTGGTACGACGATACTTCGGACGGCCCTGTAACTGCTGAGGTGAAATATCAAGGCAAAGCACTTGATGTGAAACCTGCATGGGTTATTTGTGCGCCACCAGATTACGCACCAATGCAAAAATCTCCGCGAACCATGTGGGATTTAATGCGCCAGGTTGCAGTTGATGCCAAGATACTACCAGCACCTGAAGGTAACCCCTCCTTTAGTAAAGACATTCTGCCAATTTTCCAAAGGTTAACCGATTTACAATGGGTTAATGCGGGATTTGCCGCAGGGTTTGGCTGGAATAGCCCCTTTGATTTTACTTCAGAGACTTGGATCTGCCGTTTAAATGACAACTCACGCACATGGCAAGAAGCAAGACGTAATCTCTTTAATAACTTTAGACAGATAGAAAAAGTCACCACAGCGGATGAAAAACATAGTTGGGATCCTAAATTTGCTGCTACCGCACCGCAGCTGTGGCCTTGGTTGTACGGCGATGCGATGAGTGTAGATGCCGATGACTCGCCAAGGCAGTTTGTCACGCTGACAGAAATTCAGTTGAATATGTTACAGCAGTGGTCGAATGGCGAATTTGATTCTGATTACGACCCTTGTTATCGCCCCCCAACCAGCATTGATGAAATTCCGGTTGCTGAGCAACCAGAGATGTTAACTAAAGCGGCGATGGAGTTCTGTTTAGCGGATGCTTTCCATCCTGGATGTGAAATGACTTGGCCAATGCGTACAGCGGGCATGTATAGCGAGGCTTTCCGTCTTAAGCATTCAGAAGATACTGCACCGACCCACGGCACCAATTATGGCGTGGAAATGACATCAGAAATCGCGCTGCATTCGAGTGGCCCGTTAAAAACGGGGCAGGTTGCTGGTGGCATTACGCGTTGGATGGCCATTCCTTGGCAAACAGACACCGCGAGTTGTCGCGATGGCTACAATGAAGCTTACGACCCTTATTTACCGACCTTTTGGCCTGCACGAGTGCCAAATAATATGCTTAGCGAGCAAAATTATCACAGGGTAGTTGATGAAACTAGGCCATTTGCAGAGCGACAAGCAGCATTTAATGACCGGGAGCTGTGGCTAAACGATTTGCCGATAGGCCCTTCAACTAACTATATTGAGCAGATCAACAGTATGATCACTGGGTTTGGTCAATTGGCGGTGGTATTACCGAAGACAGAAAAAGGCGTAACAGGTTTTCCAACCACCATGCAAGTAGGGTTAACACCAGTCAAAGCTGATCACAAAGCAGAAAAACTGCTGACAGCAAGTCGTAATGAAAGCATGCGAGATTGTCGTCCTGATTTGTCACAAACCGACAAAGCACACCGCCGGAATCGCAAATAA
- a CDS encoding NAD(P)/FAD-dependent oxidoreductase — translation MAERKSDIVIVGAGIAGCIAALALHPHYQVIVVDKLAAAKDKVGECLPPAASRILKKLNLLHLLQSPEHLTCHGMISFWGSESPTIVDNVKNPDGLGWHIHRQHFEQQLRDQLVLRGIPLLSSTKLTDVVQTQSSWQVRVEGCDTDMSITTTLLIDATGRACHLARRLGAKLQQFDKQMALWLTAEVATTKQFAVISDEENGWWYSAPSAACSSLDPNMQPRVFSWQACADAIKKCNITNARDFLAKVKQVRGFNTLVDLVNIETAYLRPMVSANSARLDSCAAKGWYAVGDASMSFDPLSSQGMLHAMTSSMQLADMLLLHGTDYKHGAKLYQSQMDRVWMRYLEHRQHFYEGSKLIG, via the coding sequence ATGGCTGAAAGGAAATCGGATATTGTAATTGTAGGTGCAGGCATTGCAGGATGCATTGCTGCACTTGCCTTGCATCCTCACTACCAGGTGATAGTAGTCGATAAGCTCGCCGCAGCTAAAGACAAAGTGGGCGAGTGTTTACCGCCAGCGGCGTCTAGAATTCTCAAAAAGCTTAATTTGTTGCACTTACTACAAAGCCCGGAACATCTCACTTGTCACGGTATGATTTCGTTTTGGGGTAGTGAATCGCCTACCATAGTGGATAACGTTAAAAACCCCGATGGTTTGGGATGGCACATTCATCGGCAGCATTTTGAACAGCAGCTTCGTGATCAATTAGTGCTTCGTGGTATCCCTTTGTTATCTTCTACAAAGCTTACTGATGTGGTGCAAACACAATCAAGTTGGCAAGTTAGGGTTGAAGGCTGCGACACTGACATGTCTATCACGACAACACTGCTTATTGATGCCACCGGTCGCGCCTGTCATCTGGCGAGGCGACTCGGTGCAAAACTACAACAGTTTGATAAGCAAATGGCACTGTGGCTTACCGCAGAGGTTGCCACGACGAAACAGTTTGCGGTGATAAGCGATGAAGAAAATGGCTGGTGGTATAGTGCGCCGAGCGCGGCATGCTCTTCACTCGATCCTAATATGCAGCCTCGGGTGTTTTCTTGGCAGGCTTGCGCTGATGCGATCAAAAAGTGCAACATCACCAACGCTCGAGATTTTTTAGCCAAAGTAAAGCAGGTGAGGGGATTTAACACCTTAGTGGACTTGGTGAATATAGAAACAGCATACCTGCGCCCAATGGTAAGTGCAAATTCGGCCCGTTTGGATAGTTGCGCAGCAAAAGGCTGGTATGCGGTGGGTGATGCGAGCATGAGCTTTGATCCGCTCTCTTCGCAAGGTATGTTGCATGCCATGACCAGCAGCATGCAACTTGCGGATATGCTGCTGTTGCACGGTACGGATTACAAACATGGCGCAAAATTATATCAGTCGCAAATGGATAGAGTGTGGATGCGCTACCTTGAGCATCGGCAGCACTTTTACGAGGGCTCAAAGTTAATCGGTTAA
- a CDS encoding sensor histidine kinase, which yields MKKPNFEQTIEIFCLVIWLLFTVLSAFFMVILEVSTLSVITYFILVLCPLALLLYHFKQRLIQPFYHLSTTIEAIKNEEYGQRLYTSDSSGILHSLQQETQQLCEQLQSFKSERDHQAILLFRLIEQLPSPIAIFDNDTALVHANEAFSNWIGKPWQSQRLLKAHKFSLEYHRGHWHFNHPTLGDEWQLRYSELTIAGMQAHLVILTDVQAVVSQAQRDAWQKMIRVLSHEIHNSLSPIKSLAQTLIEIPTTQENQADFEQALGVIVQRSDGLMSFVNRYASVAKQHQLHIEAISINDLLTPLVGLFDNRVRLTIEQDFTLQIDQSLLEQALVNLIKNALEAGGERNAVYVKAYHNHKFAGIEVLDEGHGIKNADNLFVPFYTTKSTGKGIGLILAKNIVEQHNGKLSLTNRKDAQGAIAHIQLPLVAANK from the coding sequence ATGAAAAAGCCTAACTTTGAACAGACTATCGAGATTTTTTGTCTGGTTATTTGGTTGCTGTTCACCGTGCTCAGCGCTTTTTTTATGGTCATCCTTGAGGTCTCAACACTCAGTGTTATCACCTATTTTATCCTTGTCCTTTGTCCGCTCGCACTGCTGCTGTATCATTTTAAACAGCGCCTGATACAACCTTTTTATCACCTCTCAACCACCATAGAGGCGATTAAAAACGAAGAGTATGGACAGCGCTTGTACACCTCTGACAGCTCGGGAATTCTTCACAGTTTGCAGCAGGAAACACAGCAATTGTGTGAACAGCTGCAATCATTCAAATCAGAGCGAGACCACCAAGCCATATTACTATTTAGACTCATTGAGCAACTGCCCAGCCCCATCGCGATTTTCGATAACGACACTGCACTGGTGCATGCCAATGAAGCCTTCTCAAATTGGATTGGCAAACCATGGCAAAGCCAGCGTTTATTAAAAGCGCATAAGTTTAGCCTTGAATATCATCGTGGTCATTGGCACTTTAACCACCCCACCTTAGGTGATGAGTGGCAACTTCGCTATAGCGAGCTTACCATTGCAGGCATGCAGGCGCACTTAGTGATCTTAACCGATGTGCAAGCGGTTGTCAGTCAAGCTCAGCGCGACGCTTGGCAAAAAATGATCAGAGTGCTCAGCCACGAAATTCATAATTCTCTCTCGCCGATTAAGTCACTTGCTCAAACCTTGATAGAAATTCCCACCACGCAAGAAAATCAAGCCGATTTTGAACAAGCGCTTGGCGTGATTGTGCAGCGCAGCGATGGCCTGATGTCATTTGTTAATCGCTATGCAAGCGTTGCAAAACAGCATCAACTTCATATAGAAGCGATATCCATAAATGACTTACTAACACCGCTCGTAGGGCTTTTCGACAATCGCGTGAGATTAACCATTGAACAGGACTTTACGCTGCAAATTGATCAAAGCTTACTTGAGCAAGCACTTGTAAACCTGATTAAAAATGCCTTGGAAGCTGGAGGTGAGCGCAATGCTGTTTACGTCAAAGCGTATCACAATCATAAATTCGCAGGTATTGAAGTACTCGATGAAGGGCATGGCATAAAGAACGCTGACAACCTGTTTGTACCTTTTTATACCACCAAATCAACGGGTAAAGGGATTGGGCTCATCTTAGCTAAAAATATCGTTGAACAGCATAACGGAAAACTGAGCTTAACCAATCGTAAGGATGCACAAGGCGCAATTGCTCATATTCAGCTTCCACTGGTGGCAGCGAATAAGTGA
- a CDS encoding sigma-54-dependent transcriptional regulator, whose protein sequence is MQGSILIVDDKADIRLSLQFLLKNHGFTIFQSSSLDCAAKQLNAHDIDIVLLDMNYELDTTSGDEGLAFLSQYASQSSATFIAMTAWSSVELAVEAMQRGAKDFFAKPWDNHAVVMMVKKHLGLKQITAKQQSASPLLTTAKIAPNVDHADALLWLSPTMQALKSQLDRIAKTKANILLRGENGTGKSQIASYIHQQSNITGNFVSTNMAAIPESLFESEMFGHVKGAFTDAKQDRQGRFSMAEQGTLFLDEVGTLTEPQQAKLLRVLETGEYEAVGSSKTQHASCRIISATNADLESQQQASQFRSDLYFRLNTMEFEIPPLRLRRTEIIPLADFFIQKHATAYELDVKPLSHAAKTRLQSYAFPGNIRELSHMMERAILLCDGTEIEESALSLKSVVTTEQSEPEMMTLDQAEQKLIKMALCQCHDNVEDAAVLLGISKSALYRRLDKFDIKTR, encoded by the coding sequence ATGCAAGGTTCAATTTTAATCGTTGATGACAAGGCCGATATCCGCCTTAGCTTACAGTTTTTACTAAAAAACCACGGTTTTACCATTTTCCAAAGTAGTAGTCTTGATTGTGCCGCTAAGCAGCTCAATGCGCACGACATTGATATTGTACTGCTAGACATGAACTATGAGCTCGATACGACATCCGGCGATGAAGGTCTCGCTTTTTTGAGTCAGTATGCAAGCCAAAGTAGCGCAACCTTTATTGCGATGACCGCTTGGTCTAGCGTCGAACTCGCCGTCGAAGCCATGCAGCGCGGCGCCAAAGACTTTTTTGCCAAGCCTTGGGACAACCACGCTGTAGTAATGATGGTGAAAAAGCATTTAGGGCTAAAGCAAATCACTGCAAAACAACAATCGGCTTCCCCCCTACTAACCACAGCTAAAATAGCGCCAAATGTAGACCATGCTGATGCGTTACTCTGGTTAAGCCCTACGATGCAAGCGCTAAAAAGCCAACTTGATCGCATTGCCAAAACCAAAGCGAATATATTGCTTAGAGGGGAAAATGGTACGGGAAAATCACAAATTGCCAGCTACATCCACCAGCAAAGTAACATCACAGGCAACTTTGTGAGCACCAATATGGCGGCCATTCCAGAGTCACTGTTTGAAAGCGAAATGTTTGGCCATGTGAAAGGTGCGTTTACTGACGCTAAACAGGATAGACAAGGTCGTTTCTCAATGGCTGAGCAAGGGACTTTGTTTTTGGATGAGGTAGGCACACTCACAGAGCCTCAACAAGCGAAGCTACTACGAGTATTAGAAACAGGGGAATATGAAGCTGTTGGCTCGAGCAAAACGCAGCATGCAAGCTGTAGAATCATTAGCGCAACTAATGCAGATTTAGAGTCGCAACAACAAGCAAGTCAATTTCGTAGTGACCTGTATTTCAGACTAAATACAATGGAGTTTGAGATCCCACCACTGCGCTTGCGTCGCACAGAGATAATTCCGCTGGCCGACTTTTTTATTCAAAAGCACGCAACGGCCTATGAATTAGACGTAAAACCTTTGTCTCATGCAGCGAAAACAAGACTACAAAGTTACGCATTCCCGGGTAATATCCGTGAACTTAGCCATATGATGGAACGTGCGATTTTACTGTGTGATGGCACTGAAATTGAAGAAAGCGCGCTTTCTTTAAAATCTGTGGTAACCACAGAGCAGAGTGAGCCTGAAATGATGACGCTAGATCAAGCCGAGCAAAAATTGATTAAAATGGCGCTGTGCCAATGCCATGATAATGTGGAAGATGCTGCGGTTTTACTTGGGATCAGTAAAAGTGCCCTATATCGTCGCCTTGATAAGTTCGATATTAAAACGCGATGA